The following are encoded together in the Pedobacter sp. D749 genome:
- a CDS encoding SusC/RagA family TonB-linked outer membrane protein yields the protein MKRNILLYTLLIVCIICCTNAYSQEKNIIVNGRVLDKDTKQGVPGVSVVLQSTNKGLTQTNGDGRFSVNVPVGGTLLFKFLGYNTSSVKITNQTNITVTISEDRKDLNDVIIVAYQNRPKETTAGSVTVLNAKDVSDIPVSNIETLLQGKVPGLNIQNNTGAPGFRGSVQLRGLSSLSISGSGNDSFLQPTSPLYIIDGVPLDADKAAEFGFQTQGPGVSPLSLIPQEDIENIQILKDAQATSMYGSRGAYGVIIITTKRGNSKVPRIKYVSNFFVNAPPKLRETLGGNSERQLKIQQIILNAETINQIRGISNTPFLADSLNAYYNNSTDWQDVFYQTTFNQSHNLALDGGDQKFNYKANMGYYAEKGVIKNTGYNRYNLNMNMEFKPNDKFRFFGFVNGSVGKQNKGNGAGLLQSGVASNGQASTLLPPPSFYQASGGVLSALQTLNDNNSRNLRANIDARYEFIPGFAGSSTLSYDYTSDTETTFTPAAANGSFAKLYDYNGRNFQLYNRNAITYAKTLGEKHNFFINTFNEIYKQGSQSSISRQERIPNDQLQGPVGFDGYYSRGGGVLSSYKNATIASFAGSLSYDYDKKYVAEFSYRLDGTSSSGLENPYSKNSSIGLRWNFNKENWLTDQKWLDYGSLRLTWGQNIVPTGNLQSIYGIYNLNGNYNNTQTIGINYDLIPNPALKPTTTSQYNLGFDIGFLNRFSIVVDSYFKKVDNLLFDRVLSNTTGFNKLSSNDLGIANYGTEISLIVKAVTSKDFDLSFSINGAYNRDVLLKLPEEYNGQYIRFDGSGYLQHNVFRVGRNTLSNYLRINQGVYKTDADVPVDPVTGKRYQTNNTFFYGGDPILKDVNGDYILDGRDYEITGNSQPLITGGLSFTMRYKKWGLNMYASYTADRTILNNALADRIAIMRDPYALNAVVPLGDLNIWQRPGDVAKYPYPYDFSRYGNIQPLRADQTLWQETGTYLKINNLTLSYMFDKKLISRFGLANLRIFGSTNNLITFSKYSGPNPENVTALGRDISNGYPVPRTYNIGLNLELNTGN from the coding sequence ATGAAAAGAAATATACTTTTATATACATTACTTATTGTATGTATAATCTGTTGTACGAATGCCTATTCGCAAGAAAAAAATATTATTGTAAATGGCAGGGTTCTGGATAAAGACACCAAACAGGGGGTGCCAGGCGTATCTGTTGTTCTGCAAAGCACCAATAAAGGCTTAACGCAAACCAATGGCGATGGAAGGTTTTCGGTTAACGTACCTGTTGGAGGAACACTTTTATTTAAATTTTTAGGGTACAATACCTCATCGGTTAAAATTACCAATCAAACCAATATCACCGTAACCATTAGCGAAGATCGTAAAGATCTGAATGATGTTATTATTGTGGCTTACCAAAACAGGCCAAAAGAAACAACTGCCGGATCGGTAACGGTGCTTAACGCTAAGGATGTATCCGATATCCCGGTATCAAACATTGAAACCCTTTTACAGGGTAAAGTACCAGGGTTAAATATCCAGAACAATACCGGTGCCCCTGGTTTTAGGGGATCGGTACAGCTTCGTGGTTTATCGAGCTTAAGTATTTCGGGTAGTGGTAACGATTCATTTTTACAACCTACATCGCCATTATATATTATTGATGGCGTGCCTTTAGATGCAGATAAGGCAGCAGAGTTTGGTTTTCAAACGCAAGGTCCCGGGGTGAGTCCACTTTCGCTAATCCCTCAGGAGGATATCGAAAATATCCAAATCCTGAAAGACGCGCAGGCCACTTCCATGTACGGCTCAAGAGGTGCTTATGGGGTAATCATCATCACCACAAAAAGAGGTAATTCTAAAGTGCCGCGTATTAAATATGTATCGAACTTTTTCGTTAATGCTCCGCCTAAATTACGCGAAACATTAGGCGGTAATTCAGAACGCCAATTAAAAATTCAGCAAATTATTTTAAACGCAGAAACCATTAATCAAATCAGAGGAATTAGCAATACACCTTTTCTTGCCGATAGTTTAAATGCGTATTATAATAACTCTACCGATTGGCAGGATGTATTTTATCAAACTACCTTTAACCAAAGTCATAACCTGGCTTTAGATGGTGGTGACCAAAAATTTAATTACAAAGCCAATATGGGCTATTATGCCGAAAAGGGTGTAATTAAAAACACGGGTTATAACCGTTACAATTTAAACATGAACATGGAGTTTAAGCCGAATGATAAATTTAGATTTTTCGGTTTTGTTAATGGTTCGGTAGGTAAGCAAAATAAAGGTAACGGTGCGGGTTTACTTCAATCGGGTGTGGCTTCAAACGGTCAGGCATCAACACTTTTGCCTCCTCCGTCTTTTTATCAGGCATCTGGCGGGGTGTTATCTGCTTTGCAGACGCTAAACGATAATAATTCCAGAAATTTGAGAGCTAATATAGATGCACGTTACGAATTTATCCCAGGTTTCGCAGGATCTTCTACTTTAAGTTATGATTATACCTCAGATACTGAAACTACATTTACGCCAGCTGCAGCCAACGGATCATTTGCCAAGCTTTATGATTACAACGGCAGAAATTTCCAGTTATACAATAGAAATGCAATCACTTACGCCAAAACACTAGGTGAAAAGCATAATTTCTTTATCAACACATTTAATGAAATTTATAAACAAGGCTCCCAATCATCAATTAGCCGGCAGGAAAGAATTCCAAACGATCAGCTTCAGGGACCAGTTGGGTTCGATGGTTATTACTCAAGAGGTGGCGGTGTTTTAAGTAGCTATAAAAATGCTACAATTGCCTCTTTCGCTGGATCGCTATCTTACGATTACGACAAAAAATACGTAGCTGAGTTCTCTTACCGTTTAGATGGTACCTCATCAAGTGGTTTGGAAAATCCATATTCCAAAAACTCTTCAATAGGTTTAAGATGGAATTTCAACAAAGAAAACTGGTTAACCGATCAAAAATGGTTAGACTATGGTAGTTTAAGGTTAACGTGGGGCCAAAATATTGTGCCAACAGGTAATCTTCAGAGTATTTATGGTATTTATAACCTGAATGGAAATTACAACAATACGCAAACCATTGGGATCAATTACGATTTAATTCCAAATCCGGCTTTAAAGCCAACCACTACAAGTCAGTATAACCTTGGTTTTGATATTGGTTTCTTAAACAGATTTTCGATCGTTGTGGATAGTTATTTTAAAAAGGTTGATAATTTATTGTTCGATCGTGTTTTATCAAATACTACAGGCTTTAATAAACTATCGAGTAACGATTTGGGGATCGCCAACTATGGTACCGAGATTAGCTTAATTGTTAAAGCCGTTACCAGCAAAGATTTTGACTTATCTTTTTCGATAAACGGTGCATATAACCGAGATGTGCTGTTAAAATTACCTGAAGAGTATAACGGGCAATATATCCGCTTTGATGGTTCCGGTTATCTGCAGCATAATGTTTTCCGCGTAGGCAGAAACACCCTGTCAAACTATTTAAGAATTAACCAGGGAGTTTACAAAACAGATGCGGACGTACCTGTAGATCCGGTTACCGGAAAAAGATACCAAACAAACAATACCTTCTTTTACGGAGGAGACCCGATCTTAAAAGATGTAAATGGCGATTATATTCTGGATGGCAGAGATTACGAAATTACCGGAAACTCACAGCCATTGATAACAGGTGGTTTATCGTTCACCATGAGGTATAAAAAATGGGGTCTAAATATGTACGCCAGTTATACAGCCGATAGAACGATCTTAAATAATGCGCTTGCCGATCGTATTGCCATCATGAGAGATCCTTATGCACTAAATGCCGTAGTACCATTAGGCGATTTAAATATCTGGCAGAGACCCGGCGATGTAGCCAAATATCCATATCCTTATGATTTTAGCCGTTATGGAAATATCCAGCCATTAAGAGCTGATCAGACCTTATGGCAGGAAACTGGTACGTATCTGAAAATTAACAACTTAACGCTTTCTTATATGTTCGATAAGAAGTTGATAAGCAGATTCGGACTGGCCAATTTAAGGATATTTGGTTCTACCAATAACCTGATTACATTTTCTAAGTATAGTGGCCCTAATCCAGAAAACGTAACCGCATTGGGTCGCGATATTTCTAACGGCTATCCTGTGCCACGTACCTATAACATTGGTTTAAACTTAGAACTTAATACAGGCAACTAA
- a CDS encoding RagB/SusD family nutrient uptake outer membrane protein, whose product MKKVIIYTLVIAASFCLPSCKKFLNVQPLDKLTGNNFFQTKEDVVANIYDLSRIVFSKINETHYVGAVGEYRSGEVLHESQSDNAASREYVEFLGRNDLLNLIRRGQPWDYYNFDRITDWTGYYRAIQGANILIAKLDEGVPGVSETEKGQFKAEAAFIRSLCYFTMVRLFGDVVYYTDAFHSTSLPRENFVSVLNKCIADLNGYKNQIPFTYSDPALKGVRASRGSIIALMMEMNMWNAGFDGANARKYYQATADLGKELVASNAYRLLPISDWSTVIKGRSDESLFEFYQSINYGDAVLNVAPIADMFLHYPYKRPEYTHRVSFAYYRGEYMQKLFQDGGDKRITTWFNEDIFADNGKFMLLKYAKNSFIVGEEDANPDNTFMIFRYGGELLLAAEALANIEEDAEAIKLVNMVRNRAGASPYTSSNGDLKEFIFYERSRELIGEGHHYFDLVRTKRILNSQYSYNVLTSDKFSRGAWTWPINSGALNNNPFMKLNDYWVNGGN is encoded by the coding sequence ATGAAAAAAGTTATTATTTATACTTTGGTTATTGCAGCATCTTTTTGCTTGCCTTCATGTAAAAAGTTTTTAAACGTACAGCCTTTAGATAAACTAACAGGGAACAACTTTTTCCAGACTAAAGAAGATGTTGTGGCCAATATTTACGATTTGTCGAGGATTGTTTTTAGCAAAATAAACGAAACACATTATGTTGGTGCGGTTGGAGAATACAGGTCAGGTGAGGTATTACACGAAAGCCAGTCTGATAATGCCGCCTCACGCGAATATGTGGAGTTCTTAGGTCGGAATGATTTATTAAACCTGATCAGAAGAGGGCAGCCCTGGGACTATTATAATTTTGACAGAATAACAGATTGGACTGGTTATTACAGGGCAATTCAAGGTGCCAATATTCTGATTGCGAAATTAGATGAAGGTGTTCCAGGTGTTTCTGAAACAGAAAAAGGTCAGTTTAAGGCTGAAGCCGCATTTATTCGGTCACTTTGTTACTTTACCATGGTGCGGTTATTTGGCGATGTGGTGTATTATACAGATGCATTTCATTCTACATCCTTACCCCGCGAAAATTTTGTATCCGTATTAAATAAATGTATTGCCGATTTAAATGGTTATAAAAATCAAATTCCATTTACCTATAGCGATCCTGCTTTAAAGGGCGTTCGGGCAAGTAGAGGCAGCATCATTGCCTTAATGATGGAGATGAATATGTGGAACGCAGGTTTCGACGGCGCTAACGCAAGAAAATATTATCAGGCTACTGCAGATCTGGGTAAAGAATTGGTTGCAAGTAATGCCTATCGATTATTGCCGATTTCAGACTGGTCCACAGTGATCAAGGGCCGTTCGGATGAAAGTTTGTTCGAATTTTATCAAAGTATCAATTATGGAGATGCCGTACTGAATGTTGCACCAATTGCCGATATGTTTTTGCATTACCCATACAAAAGACCCGAATATACCCACCGTGTAAGTTTTGCTTATTACAGGGGCGAATACATGCAGAAACTCTTTCAGGATGGGGGCGACAAAAGGATCACCACCTGGTTTAACGAAGATATTTTTGCAGACAATGGTAAGTTCATGTTATTAAAATATGCGAAGAACTCTTTCATTGTAGGTGAGGAAGATGCCAATCCGGATAATACCTTTATGATTTTTAGGTATGGTGGAGAACTCCTGCTGGCGGCAGAGGCGCTTGCAAATATAGAAGAAGATGCCGAAGCCATAAAACTGGTAAATATGGTAAGGAACCGTGCCGGTGCATCTCCATATACGTCTTCAAATGGAGATCTTAAAGAATTTATTTTTTACGAACGTTCAAGAGAACTTATCGGTGAAGGGCACCATTACTTCGATTTGGTTAGAACGAAGAGAATTTTAAATAGCCAGTATTCCTACAACGTGCTTACATCCGATAAATTTAGTCGTGGTGCCTGGACCTGGCCAATTAACTCAGGTGCACTAAACAACAACCCATTCATGAAATTGAATGATTACTGGGTAAATGGTGGTAATTAA
- a CDS encoding fasciclin domain-containing protein, with protein MKKLIFACAAVLLILNACKRDEYYRDGGLANPNFEGNMLQYLQAKKVPFDTIAQIVKLAGMESAFSNEDFTFFAPDDEVIKKTIGTVKTDGLNNFLFYSGKDTVKTLDQISPVIWRRYLQRYMFKGVNRLKDYQQIDFDVKSVYPGGLYYSLGGNISNIGVTYGTANNIKYIGYRQLNLTYIPDASKPNDNWYINKVASSDIKPTNGVVHTLAYNDIRGGAYFGFNESDFFSDVYYSGLMPSDSSK; from the coding sequence ATGAAAAAGCTAATTTTTGCTTGTGCTGCTGTACTGCTGATATTAAATGCTTGTAAACGTGATGAGTACTACCGCGATGGAGGTTTGGCTAACCCTAACTTTGAAGGCAATATGCTTCAATATTTGCAGGCTAAAAAAGTACCTTTTGATACCATAGCTCAAATTGTAAAACTGGCGGGTATGGAAAGTGCCTTTTCTAATGAAGACTTTACTTTTTTTGCGCCCGATGATGAGGTAATTAAAAAAACAATCGGAACAGTTAAAACCGATGGATTAAATAATTTTCTTTTTTATTCAGGAAAAGATACCGTTAAAACGCTGGATCAGATTAGTCCGGTAATCTGGAGGAGATATCTGCAACGCTACATGTTTAAGGGTGTGAATAGGTTAAAGGACTATCAGCAAATCGATTTCGATGTTAAGAGTGTTTATCCGGGCGGTTTGTATTATTCTCTTGGTGGTAACATCTCAAATATCGGGGTAACCTATGGTACCGCAAACAATATCAAATATATCGGGTACCGCCAATTGAACTTAACTTATATCCCTGACGCTTCAAAACCTAATGACAATTGGTACATCAACAAGGTGGCATCATCTGATATAAAACCTACCAATGGCGTTGTACACACTTTGGCCTATAATGACATAAGAGGCGGCGCTTATTTTGGCTTTAACGAGAGTGATTTTTTTAGTGATGTGTATTATAGTGGGTTAATGCCTTCTGATTCTTCGAAATAA
- a CDS encoding DUF5008 domain-containing protein, whose protein sequence is MKKIKLIFAIITLIAFSFQGCKKADEVIPDPYADAKSPLGVAISQTDVPVPAVGIVGTSVVIKASGFDKYKNQLTFMFNGEKAEVVSVTATEITVKVPETGSTGVTSIAIGDQLFIGPTFTVTGLIQIDPTFKAIAGTNGFVSQVYEMLDGRNVVVGNFTNFDNKGGVVPINRIARTSLDGEYDRTFRTGRGSNGGLASIVEIGNRFIIAGGFSGFNQRTENISNITSLFTSGAIDTVKIQTRRKPTVTDTVTQKWFPKFNGGTNGFIDHVYAHQGKILATGDFRFYVKRTYDKFNYDLSRDTVILDSTEIRQILRFNLDGSLDKTFRFNTATNKGKESANGRAYTYMHTEAEKLEKLVVFGNFTTFDGQQANRIVRLNVDGSIDPTFTPGTGADNGIYSCTYNVTTKKYVITGSFTHYNGKAAVGVAVLNDNGTLDESFASLSFEGGQANFAKQLNNGLIVVSGYFIKYNGITRNGFMVLTPTGTLAKGYNSTGPFNGSLSDVIETKSADGKKALLLIGGFSRFDNLPLYNIIRVTIE, encoded by the coding sequence ATGAAAAAAATTAAATTAATATTCGCAATAATCACTTTGATTGCTTTTAGCTTTCAGGGATGTAAAAAAGCAGATGAAGTGATCCCTGATCCTTATGCTGATGCTAAATCACCTTTAGGTGTTGCCATTTCCCAAACTGATGTACCTGTTCCTGCTGTTGGGATTGTAGGTACATCTGTAGTCATCAAAGCTTCAGGTTTTGATAAATATAAAAATCAATTAACCTTTATGTTTAACGGTGAAAAGGCTGAGGTAGTTAGTGTAACGGCCACAGAAATTACAGTTAAAGTTCCCGAAACCGGAAGTACGGGTGTAACATCAATCGCTATTGGCGACCAGTTATTTATTGGTCCAACCTTTACCGTAACGGGGCTGATTCAGATCGATCCTACTTTCAAAGCCATAGCAGGTACCAACGGGTTTGTCAGTCAGGTGTATGAAATGCTTGATGGAAGGAACGTTGTGGTTGGTAATTTTACAAATTTTGATAACAAAGGTGGGGTGGTTCCCATCAATAGGATCGCAAGAACATCATTAGATGGAGAATACGACCGTACTTTCCGTACAGGAAGAGGGTCCAATGGTGGCTTAGCCAGTATTGTAGAAATTGGTAACCGTTTTATTATAGCAGGTGGCTTTTCAGGATTTAACCAACGGACTGAAAACATCAGCAACATTACCAGTTTGTTTACAAGCGGAGCAATTGACACTGTAAAAATTCAGACAAGAAGAAAGCCAACAGTAACCGACACTGTTACACAAAAGTGGTTTCCGAAGTTTAACGGTGGTACAAATGGTTTTATTGACCATGTATACGCCCACCAAGGAAAAATTTTAGCAACCGGCGATTTTAGGTTTTATGTAAAAAGAACTTACGATAAGTTTAATTACGATTTATCAAGGGATACTGTAATATTGGACAGTACAGAAATCCGACAGATTTTACGCTTTAATTTAGATGGCAGTCTTGATAAAACATTCCGTTTTAACACTGCTACCAATAAAGGAAAAGAAAGTGCAAACGGACGTGCATATACTTACATGCATACCGAGGCAGAGAAGCTGGAAAAACTGGTTGTGTTTGGTAATTTTACCACTTTCGATGGTCAGCAAGCTAACCGCATTGTGAGGTTAAATGTTGATGGTAGCATCGACCCTACTTTTACACCAGGTACAGGTGCCGATAATGGCATATATTCTTGTACTTATAATGTAACAACCAAAAAATATGTGATCACCGGAAGTTTTACACATTATAATGGTAAAGCAGCAGTAGGTGTTGCCGTTTTAAACGATAACGGAACTTTAGATGAATCATTCGCATCACTCTCCTTCGAAGGTGGGCAAGCTAATTTTGCCAAACAGCTTAATAATGGGTTAATAGTAGTAAGCGGGTATTTTATTAAATACAATGGCATCACCAGAAATGGGTTTATGGTTTTAACCCCAACCGGAACATTGGCAAAAGGATATAATTCTACAGGCCCTTTTAATGGTAGCCTGTCTGATGTAATCGAAACCAAATCGGCAGATGGTAAAAAAGCACTATTGCTAATCGGTGGTTTTAGTCGTTTTGATAATTTACCATTATACAACATTATTAGAGTAACTATCGAATAA
- a CDS encoding DUF4983 domain-containing protein — MKKYKLLIGLIATIITTAIFSCNKEFERTIGDKNASDTTTVKYGNRKVLYLVVDGARGQSVLDANTPNIDAILPHAIYTWVGLSDAEATGNATNWADMLTGVKKDKHKVTTDALTNNNLQNYPIIFNRIKEASAKSKIVTYTSSAVFKSLNSGADVSSLVADDDAVKAGLISNLTSDTATVVVGHFTGVNAAGAASGYDVSFPAYKAAIEKFDTSVGEILAALKKRPDYNNEQWLVVIASSAGGQYTLPSNADDQTIFSQPKVNSFVIYYAPTYNKRILTKPFTGNRYLGKTIRFKGEDVRAQVDAADADIYNIDDTTKVTIELKVKKNEDKFFWPSVLGKRNEWSGGHPSVGWVIYLEEDYWYFEWRGTKDADYQQCRGGSFAKGKWTNLTAKIEVRNGQRFVRTYTNGSFNNELEITGSGSLANSNPLKLGFLNGNGHGVPDVYVSDIRFFKFSVPDGMIGNYACQTSIDQSHPYFNFLVGYWPATDGNGNIMADISSQAHDFKFQGTYAWESFNDLICPPAPETLAIFVPQTSDIPAQIINWLKIANKQTWGLDGRVWLDQ, encoded by the coding sequence ATGAAAAAATATAAATTATTGATTGGCTTAATCGCAACAATAATTACCACGGCCATATTTTCTTGTAATAAAGAATTCGAAAGAACAATTGGAGATAAGAATGCCAGCGACACAACAACTGTTAAATACGGAAACCGTAAGGTACTTTATTTGGTTGTTGACGGAGCAAGGGGGCAATCGGTTTTAGATGCAAATACGCCAAATATCGATGCGATTTTGCCACACGCGATCTACACATGGGTAGGTTTAAGTGATGCTGAGGCAACCGGAAATGCAACCAATTGGGCAGACATGTTAACCGGCGTTAAAAAAGATAAACATAAAGTTACTACTGATGCATTAACGAATAACAATCTGCAGAATTACCCAATTATCTTCAACAGGATTAAAGAGGCCAGTGCAAAATCGAAAATTGTTACCTATACCTCATCAGCGGTTTTTAAATCATTAAATTCAGGAGCCGATGTGAGTAGCCTGGTGGCAGATGATGATGCGGTAAAAGCCGGATTGATCAGCAATTTAACTAGTGATACTGCAACGGTTGTTGTAGGCCATTTTACAGGGGTTAATGCAGCAGGTGCAGCATCCGGGTATGATGTTTCTTTTCCGGCCTATAAAGCAGCTATCGAAAAATTCGATACTTCTGTAGGTGAAATCCTCGCTGCATTAAAAAAACGTCCTGATTATAATAATGAGCAATGGCTGGTGGTTATTGCATCAAGTGCAGGTGGGCAATATACCTTGCCCTCAAATGCCGACGACCAAACTATTTTTAGCCAGCCAAAAGTAAATTCATTTGTCATTTATTATGCACCAACTTACAACAAACGAATTTTAACAAAGCCATTTACCGGTAACAGGTATTTAGGCAAAACAATCCGTTTTAAAGGGGAAGATGTGAGGGCGCAGGTTGATGCTGCTGACGCAGATATTTACAATATAGATGACACTACAAAAGTGACCATAGAACTTAAGGTTAAAAAGAACGAAGACAAATTTTTCTGGCCAAGTGTTTTAGGTAAACGTAACGAGTGGTCTGGCGGACACCCGAGTGTAGGCTGGGTAATTTATTTAGAAGAAGATTATTGGTATTTTGAGTGGCGGGGTACTAAAGATGCAGATTACCAACAATGTAGAGGGGGGAGTTTTGCCAAGGGGAAATGGACAAATTTAACAGCAAAAATAGAGGTGCGTAATGGACAAAGGTTTGTGCGTACCTATACCAATGGCAGCTTTAATAATGAGCTCGAAATTACAGGTTCAGGTTCGTTGGCAAATTCGAATCCTTTAAAACTGGGATTTTTAAACGGAAATGGACACGGGGTACCAGATGTATATGTAAGTGACATCCGCTTTTTTAAATTTTCTGTTCCGGATGGAATGATCGGCAACTATGCCTGTCAAACTTCAATCGACCAAAGTCACCCATACTTCAATTTTCTGGTAGGGTATTGGCCAGCAACGGATGGGAATGGTAATATCATGGCAGATATAAGTTCTCAGGCGCATGATTTTAAATTTCAGGGAACCTATGCCTGGGAGAGTTTTAACGATTTAATTTGTCCTCCGGCACCCGAAACACTGGCCATATTTGTTCCTCAAACATCAGATATCCCTGCACAGATTATAAACTGGTTAAAGATTGCCAATAAACAAACATGGGGGCTTGATGGCCGGGTTTGGTTAGATCAATAA
- a CDS encoding PA14 domain-containing protein → MKKIIYIALISLAIIGVYSCRKSQIDDLKLPDPNTRSVTGEGIVAGNVSIDNEYIKVPFKISLTGVAEEAFQVGLTLNNDTVTQLINNGTITNAILMPSAGVEYPNVINVVYGTDNSEGVAIVRRSVLERNYGKKVVFALKLSAPGKGNKIAAGKSTILVIINTTDLLKPTDLHYLTLNGGGTYNVVYQGDYIVGPAGVTIPLIVSLENQPSTAFNIKIKENIDTIATLVGRGTLPADAIHLDAKDYSVDTLVRFATGASSTIVRLQIPWPVFDANIVANKKFAFAFSISEASNHVIHPTKSKLIVIVDPNVNLDNNSYITGNGTGLTAKYYTNTQLDPDDGRAPFVTRVDETINFSGDGWPDNVKNAAGTQLSRDNFASRWKGEFLAPVRGTYTFYQTRWDDGSRLYVNGVPLVDDYTTQWDKDTRKGTIFLERGKRYTIEAHHRENVGGQQAYLEIEVPNILSKRVIPKSQLFPTP, encoded by the coding sequence ATGAAAAAAATTATATATATCGCATTGATAAGTTTAGCCATCATTGGTGTTTATTCTTGTCGCAAATCACAAATAGATGATTTAAAATTGCCGGATCCCAATACCAGAAGTGTAACAGGAGAAGGGATTGTTGCAGGAAACGTTTCTATAGATAACGAATACATTAAAGTTCCTTTTAAAATTTCTTTAACAGGTGTTGCAGAAGAGGCTTTTCAGGTAGGTTTAACTTTAAATAACGATACCGTTACGCAGTTAATTAATAACGGAACCATTACAAATGCAATCCTGATGCCATCTGCAGGGGTGGAATATCCCAATGTGATCAATGTGGTTTATGGCACCGATAACAGTGAAGGTGTTGCTATTGTTCGCCGGTCAGTATTGGAACGTAATTATGGTAAAAAAGTTGTTTTCGCGCTAAAGCTTTCAGCTCCCGGTAAAGGAAATAAGATTGCCGCCGGCAAATCTACCATCTTGGTTATTATTAATACTACCGATCTGCTAAAACCTACTGACCTCCATTATTTAACTTTAAATGGAGGTGGTACCTATAATGTAGTGTACCAGGGCGATTACATTGTAGGCCCTGCCGGGGTAACAATTCCGCTTATTGTAAGTTTAGAAAACCAACCCTCAACAGCTTTCAATATTAAAATTAAAGAAAACATAGATACCATTGCTACTTTGGTTGGGCGGGGAACTTTACCTGCAGATGCAATACACCTGGATGCTAAAGATTATAGTGTTGATACTTTGGTTCGGTTTGCTACAGGGGCTTCGAGTACAATCGTCAGACTTCAGATCCCATGGCCGGTTTTCGACGCCAACATTGTTGCAAATAAAAAATTTGCATTCGCTTTCAGCATTAGTGAGGCTAGCAATCATGTAATTCACCCAACCAAGAGTAAATTAATAGTGATTGTAGATCCTAATGTAAATTTGGATAACAACTCTTACATCACCGGAAACGGTACTGGTTTAACAGCAAAATATTATACCAACACCCAATTAGACCCGGATGATGGACGTGCGCCATTTGTAACCAGAGTTGATGAAACCATAAACTTTAGTGGTGATGGATGGCCAGACAATGTGAAAAATGCAGCTGGAACTCAATTAAGCAGGGATAACTTTGCCAGTAGATGGAAAGGCGAGTTTTTGGCACCAGTACGTGGTACTTATACTTTTTATCAAACCCGCTGGGATGATGGCTCAAGATTATATGTTAATGGTGTACCATTAGTAGACGATTATACCACCCAATGGGATAAAGATACACGTAAAGGCACCATATTTTTAGAACGCGGAAAACGGTATACCATTGAAGCGCATCACCGTGAAAATGTAGGCGGGCAGCAGGCTTATCTTGAAATTGAAGTGCCGAATATTTTATCAAAAAGAGTAATACCAAAATCTCAATTGTTTCCAACGCCTTAA